Proteins encoded together in one Cellulomonas gilvus ATCC 13127 window:
- a CDS encoding protein kinase family protein codes for MSEVVGRGTLLSGRYRVVEHGASDVPGLAAWQATDQILDRPVRALVVSSAASSAALDGARRAALVADQRLSRILDVGTHEGLGYVVSEAVDGPTLTDLLTRGPLTADQARAVVGEAAAALEAARRRGLHHLALRPGCVHVSDAGHVVLTGLGVDAPVMGAVGGDARSTSRRDAVDLVRVLYAALTGHWPAHPSGEPFETGLPAAPVVGGAPVPPAELAPQVPNDLDTLCVVTLGPHDDGPHTPGDLVRELEPWGDIRVGAAGPSGARAPGGAAAPGGAAAAAAGSTGTGRAATPADDMLDTAPVQVARQSVRSAFAEQIATGSNRPGTPPPAAPLRTSAFGTGTVAPPVGFAEHTPPTAPAAVPPPAFAPQRAGGPVPPRGPAGPAPAPAGPALAVPPVHGDDPFDSVLGDVGDEPPRRRAFDPTALVLGVVGIALVIGVVLAFKALFSSLEVGTPTPGPVASSSSASPTSTGASGEPTDDSSPTTPVSSDPPVIASAVSVDPSDDDGEHAEAVERAFDGDTSTYWYTLTYQQANFSGFKDAVGYVMTLEKPATVSEVRLRTSSTGGKVEVRSSDASDPGGGTLLASGEFGSDVRLTLDEPTETATITLWITELPTAADGSFRLELNEISLS; via the coding sequence GTGAGCGAGGTCGTGGGCCGGGGGACGCTGCTCTCCGGGCGCTACCGCGTGGTCGAGCATGGTGCGTCCGACGTGCCGGGCCTGGCCGCCTGGCAGGCGACGGACCAGATCCTCGACCGCCCCGTCCGGGCGCTCGTCGTGTCCTCCGCGGCGTCGTCGGCCGCGCTCGACGGAGCGCGCCGTGCGGCGCTCGTCGCGGACCAGCGGCTGAGCCGGATCCTCGACGTCGGCACGCACGAGGGCCTGGGCTACGTGGTGAGCGAGGCGGTCGACGGTCCGACGCTCACCGACCTCCTGACGCGTGGGCCGCTCACCGCGGACCAGGCGCGCGCCGTCGTCGGCGAGGCGGCCGCCGCGCTCGAGGCCGCGCGACGCCGCGGTCTGCACCACCTCGCGCTGCGCCCCGGGTGCGTGCACGTGTCCGACGCGGGCCACGTGGTGCTGACCGGGCTCGGCGTGGACGCGCCCGTGATGGGGGCCGTCGGCGGGGACGCGCGCTCGACCAGCCGCCGCGACGCCGTGGACCTGGTGCGCGTGCTGTATGCCGCGCTCACGGGCCACTGGCCCGCGCACCCGTCCGGTGAGCCGTTCGAGACCGGTCTGCCCGCCGCTCCCGTGGTCGGCGGCGCGCCCGTCCCGCCGGCGGAGCTGGCGCCCCAGGTCCCCAATGACCTCGACACGTTGTGCGTGGTCACGCTCGGTCCGCACGACGACGGGCCCCACACGCCCGGTGACCTGGTGCGCGAGCTCGAGCCGTGGGGCGACATCCGGGTGGGCGCCGCTGGCCCCTCCGGTGCGAGGGCTCCCGGCGGTGCTGCGGCCCCCGGCGGTGCCGCAGCCGCGGCCGCGGGGTCCACCGGCACGGGACGAGCCGCGACCCCCGCCGACGACATGCTCGACACCGCGCCCGTGCAGGTCGCCCGGCAGTCGGTGCGCTCGGCGTTCGCCGAGCAGATCGCGACCGGCAGCAACCGGCCCGGCACGCCACCGCCCGCGGCACCCCTGCGCACGTCGGCGTTCGGCACCGGCACGGTCGCCCCACCCGTCGGGTTCGCCGAGCACACGCCCCCCACGGCTCCCGCCGCCGTGCCGCCGCCCGCGTTCGCGCCGCAGCGCGCCGGCGGGCCCGTGCCCCCGCGCGGACCCGCCGGGCCTGCGCCCGCACCCGCGGGGCCTGCGCTCGCTGTCCCGCCTGTGCACGGCGACGACCCGTTCGACAGCGTGCTGGGCGACGTCGGTGACGAGCCGCCGCGTCGGCGTGCGTTCGACCCGACCGCACTGGTGCTGGGCGTCGTCGGGATCGCTCTGGTGATCGGCGTGGTGCTCGCGTTCAAGGCCCTGTTCTCCTCGCTCGAGGTCGGGACTCCCACGCCCGGGCCCGTCGCCAGCTCGTCGTCCGCGTCCCCGACGTCCACCGGCGCGTCGGGTGAGCCGACCGACGACTCCTCCCCGACCACGCCCGTCTCCTCCGACCCGCCCGTGATCGCGTCCGCGGTCTCCGTGGACCCGTCCGACGACGACGGCGAGCACGCCGAGGCGGTGGAGCGCGCGTTCGACGGCGACACGTCGACCTACTGGTACACGCTCACCTACCAGCAGGCGAACTTCTCGGGCTTCAAGGACGCGGTGGGCTACGTCATGACGCTCGAGAAGCCCGCCACGGTCAGCGAGGTCCGCCTGCGGACCTCCAGCACGGGCGGCAAGGTGGAGGTCCGTTCCAGCGATGCGAGCGATCCGGGCGGTGGCACGCTGCTGGCCTCGGGCGAGTTCGGGTCCGACGTGAGGCTCACGCTCGACGAGCCGACCGAGACGGCGACCATCACGTTGTGGATCACGGAGCTCCCCACCGCAGCCGACGGCTCGTTCCGGCTCGAGCTCAACGAGATCAGCCTCTCCTGA
- the murJ gene encoding murein biosynthesis integral membrane protein MurJ, which yields MSDQALRRGAALMASGTAVSRLLGLLRAVVLVAAIGATGQAADAFAVANKLPNVLYMLLVGGVLNAVLVPQVVRAYKRQVGQEYVDRLLTFGFTVLAGVSLVLTVAAPLLVALYTSPGNAPQRDLAVTFAYWCIPQVFFYGAYALLGQVLNARHSFGPYMWAPVVNNVVSIVGFVVFIVAFDSVPGSGLTRAAQWHGGHVALLAGSATLGVIAQATILFPALRRAGVRYQPRWGLRDSGLGRAGAVATWTLVGLGVGQLGYVVVSRVASEAPEAARAAARAAGEGLRAVAGNAAYDSAFLIFMLPHSLVTVSLATALFTRLAERAHDRDTDGVRASLSSGVRIVGVFTVLATAVIAVLAEPVTRLVMPTERPATVSAVASVVVAMILGLPAFGAWSMAQRVYYAYEDTRGMVPVQAVMAAVVVAGTMLSRAVLPASRWVVGIGVAMSVSYVVGAVVAMRSLGRRLDGADGPRIVALHVRAAVAAGVAAAAGALLLAGLRALLDDGVLASVLACVLVGVVMVVAYVAALRFLRVTELDELLTPLLVRLSRIGPLRGLARFARPVPEDPDIPAGPTPPRRAPRSVTSRPVHPGGAYYVPEQDEPLDDGTYLAQEEPGVDATTAFGPPPERRSTGVRPHDEAPRAPRTHRSRPHYPPGDPRYRPSPIDGFLSDGFLADEFLSQQAHQDPDERRRPPRGGRPDDGTSAPV from the coding sequence GTGAGCGACCAGGCGCTGCGGCGCGGCGCCGCGCTCATGGCGTCCGGCACCGCGGTCTCCCGGCTGCTCGGGCTGCTGCGGGCCGTGGTGCTCGTCGCCGCGATCGGGGCCACCGGTCAGGCGGCCGACGCGTTCGCCGTCGCGAACAAGCTCCCGAACGTGCTCTACATGCTGCTGGTCGGCGGCGTGCTCAACGCGGTGCTCGTGCCGCAGGTGGTCCGCGCCTACAAGCGGCAGGTGGGGCAGGAGTACGTCGACCGGCTGCTGACGTTCGGGTTCACGGTCCTGGCCGGGGTCAGCCTGGTGCTCACCGTCGCGGCCCCGCTGCTCGTCGCGCTGTACACCTCGCCCGGCAACGCGCCCCAGCGGGACCTGGCCGTGACGTTCGCGTACTGGTGCATCCCGCAGGTCTTCTTCTACGGCGCCTATGCGCTGCTGGGCCAGGTCCTCAACGCGCGGCACTCGTTCGGGCCGTACATGTGGGCACCGGTCGTCAACAACGTGGTGTCCATCGTCGGGTTCGTCGTCTTCATCGTCGCGTTCGACTCGGTCCCGGGCAGCGGGCTGACCCGCGCCGCGCAGTGGCACGGCGGCCACGTCGCGCTGCTCGCGGGTTCCGCGACGCTGGGCGTGATCGCGCAGGCGACGATCCTGTTCCCCGCGCTGCGGCGGGCGGGTGTGCGGTACCAGCCGCGGTGGGGCCTGCGGGACTCCGGGCTCGGCCGCGCCGGGGCGGTCGCCACGTGGACGCTCGTCGGGCTGGGCGTCGGACAGCTCGGGTACGTCGTCGTCTCGCGCGTCGCGTCCGAGGCGCCCGAGGCCGCGCGGGCCGCGGCACGTGCGGCGGGCGAGGGGCTGCGCGCGGTCGCGGGCAACGCCGCCTACGACTCGGCCTTCCTCATCTTCATGCTGCCCCACTCCCTGGTGACCGTGTCGCTGGCCACCGCGCTGTTCACGCGCCTGGCCGAGCGCGCGCACGACCGCGACACCGACGGTGTGCGCGCCTCGCTCTCGTCGGGCGTGCGGATCGTCGGCGTGTTCACCGTGCTGGCCACCGCGGTCATCGCGGTGCTCGCCGAGCCCGTGACGCGGCTGGTCATGCCGACCGAGCGCCCCGCGACGGTGTCCGCGGTCGCCTCCGTCGTCGTCGCGATGATCCTGGGGCTGCCCGCGTTCGGCGCATGGTCCATGGCGCAGCGCGTGTACTACGCGTACGAGGACACGCGCGGCATGGTGCCCGTGCAGGCCGTCATGGCCGCGGTGGTCGTCGCCGGCACCATGCTCTCGCGTGCGGTCCTGCCAGCGTCGCGCTGGGTGGTGGGCATCGGCGTCGCGATGAGCGTCTCGTACGTCGTCGGCGCAGTCGTCGCCATGCGGTCGCTCGGCCGCCGGCTCGACGGTGCCGACGGGCCGCGCATCGTCGCGCTGCACGTGCGCGCCGCCGTCGCCGCCGGCGTCGCGGCCGCCGCCGGTGCGCTGCTGCTCGCGGGCCTGCGCGCGCTGCTCGACGACGGCGTCCTGGCCTCGGTCCTGGCGTGCGTGCTCGTCGGCGTCGTCATGGTGGTCGCGTACGTGGCCGCGCTCCGCTTCCTGCGCGTCACCGAGCTCGACGAGCTGCTCACGCCGCTGCTGGTCCGCCTGTCCCGCATCGGCCCCCTGCGGGGCCTCGCGCGGTTCGCCCGTCCCGTGCCGGAGGACCCCGACATACCCGCGGGCCCGACCCCGCCGCGCCGTGCCCCGCGCTCCGTCACGTCACGCCCGGTCCACCCGGGCGGCGCGTACTACGTCCCCGAGCAGGACGAACCGCTCGACGACGGCACGTACCTCGCGCAGGAGGAGCCGGGCGTGGATGCGACGACCGCGTTCGGGCCGCCGCCCGAGCGCCGCTCCACGGGCGTGCGCCCGCACGACGAGGCGCCCCGGGCACCGCGCACGCACCGCTCCCGCCCGCACTACCCGCCGGGCGACCCGCGCTACCGCCCGTCCCCGATCGACGGGTTCCTGTCGGACGGCTTCCTGGCCGACGAGTTCCTGTCCCAGCAGGCCCACCAGGACCCTGACGAGCGGCGACGCCCCCCGCGGGGCGGCCGTCCCGACGACGGCACCAGCGCACCCGTCTAG
- the trxA gene encoding thioredoxin encodes MKDVTDETFATEVLQSEIPVVVDFWAPWCGPCRMVAPVLAELATQYEGRVKIVKINSDENPGVVADYGIVSIPTLNVYSGGELVKSVIGARPKAAYAREIEELLSV; translated from the coding sequence GTGAAGGACGTGACCGACGAGACCTTCGCGACGGAGGTCCTGCAGTCCGAGATCCCCGTCGTCGTCGACTTCTGGGCGCCGTGGTGCGGACCGTGCCGGATGGTCGCACCCGTGCTCGCCGAGCTCGCGACCCAGTACGAGGGTCGCGTGAAGATCGTCAAGATCAACTCCGACGAGAACCCCGGTGTCGTCGCGGACTACGGCATCGTCTCCATCCCCACGCTGAACGTGTACTCGGGCGGCGAGCTGGTCAAGAGCGTCATCGGTGCGCGGCCGAAGGCGGCGTACGCGCGTGAGATCGAGGAGCTGCTGAGCGTCTGA
- the trxB gene encoding thioredoxin-disulfide reductase gives MTETSSHESLRELVIVGSGPAGYTAAIYAARAGLAPLVVAGSVTAGGALMNTTEVENFPGFPDGIQGPELMEKLQEQAERFGAEVLWDDATALSLTGDVKEITVSDGTVYRAKAVILATGSAYRELGLDDERRLSGRGVSWCATCDGFFFKDQDILVVGGGDSAVEEATFLTRFGRSVTIVHRRDQLRASKIMADRAAADPKISFAWNSEIVAIAGDAKVTGVTLRDTVTGETREQAAGAVFVAIGHVPRTELLIGQVELDENGYIAVEGRSTRTSLPGVFACGDAVDHTYRQAITAAGSGCAAALDAQHHLAALGDVVDPMIPTSVPVLVEESL, from the coding sequence GTGACCGAGACGTCCAGCCACGAGTCCCTGCGCGAGCTCGTCATCGTCGGGTCTGGCCCCGCCGGGTACACCGCGGCGATCTATGCCGCGCGTGCGGGCCTGGCGCCGTTGGTGGTGGCCGGTTCGGTGACCGCGGGTGGTGCGTTGATGAACACCACCGAGGTGGAGAACTTCCCGGGCTTCCCGGACGGCATCCAGGGCCCCGAGCTCATGGAGAAGCTCCAGGAGCAGGCCGAGCGGTTCGGCGCCGAGGTGCTGTGGGACGACGCGACCGCGCTGTCGCTGACGGGTGACGTCAAGGAGATCACCGTCTCGGACGGCACGGTGTACCGGGCCAAGGCCGTGATCCTGGCGACCGGTTCGGCCTACCGCGAGCTGGGCCTGGACGACGAGCGCCGCCTGTCCGGCCGGGGCGTGTCCTGGTGCGCGACGTGCGACGGGTTCTTCTTCAAGGACCAGGACATCCTGGTGGTGGGCGGTGGTGACTCCGCGGTGGAGGAGGCCACGTTCCTGACGCGGTTCGGCCGGTCGGTGACGATCGTGCACCGCCGCGACCAGTTGCGCGCCTCCAAGATCATGGCCGACCGCGCCGCGGCCGACCCCAAGATCAGCTTCGCGTGGAACTCCGAGATCGTCGCGATCGCCGGCGACGCCAAGGTCACGGGCGTGACGCTGCGCGACACCGTCACGGGCGAGACGCGCGAGCAGGCCGCGGGTGCGGTGTTCGTCGCGATCGGGCACGTGCCGCGCACCGAGCTGCTGATCGGCCAGGTCGAGCTCGACGAGAACGGCTACATCGCGGTCGAGGGCCGCTCGACCCGCACCAGCCTGCCCGGTGTGTTCGCGTGCGGCGACGCGGTCGACCACACCTACCGCCAGGCCATCACCGCCGCCGGCTCCGGCTGCGCCGCAGCCCTCGACGCGCAGCACCACCTCGCCGCGCTCGGCGACGTCGTCGACCCCATGATCCCCACCTCGGTGCCCGTTCTCGTGGAGGAGTCGCTGTGA